From the genome of Anopheles funestus chromosome 2RL, idAnoFuneDA-416_04, whole genome shotgun sequence:
ACATCTGCTCGTAAAGATTGTTCCGTTTGAGTCCGCACTAGTCTAACAgtacgtttcgtttcgttcaccACAGTCCATCGAGAAGCTTCCGGATAAGGTCATCTTGCACATCTTTTCCTATCTGAGCCACTTGGAAATATGTCGCATGGCTACGGTATGCCGCCGTTGGCGTACGATAGCGTACAACACGCAGCTGTGGAAGAATGTGTCGCTACGTCCGGAAGTTTCCGGACTGCACGTAGGTTCGCTGGAATCCTTGCTGCAGCTCATCTCCGTCCGATTCGGGCCATCGCTTCGTTACATCGAGCTGCCGATTGAGCTAATTACGCACACCGTATTGCATGAGCTGTCGTCGAAATGTCCGAATTTAACGCACATGCTTTTGGATTTCTCTACCGGTAAATATGATACAATCTGGCCACTGTATAACAATTAACTGTGCTTATGGTTACTTTCAGCTATGCAATTGCATGACTTCAGCGAGATGCAGGCTTTCCCGGCCAAGCTGCGCTACATGTGCATCTGTCTGTCGGAGGTCATCTTCATGGAGGGTTTCATGCGCAAAATTTACAACTTCATCAACGGTCTCGAGGTGCTGCATCTTATCGGCACGTACGAGAAAGGtgaagaggaagaggaagaaatcTACGAGGTCATTAACGTGCACAAGCTAAAGTCGGCCACACCGAACCTGCGCGTTATTAATCTGTACGGCATTAACTTCATCGACGATTCTCACATCGATGCGTTCAGCTCCAACTGCATCCAGCTCGAGTGTCTTGCCGTCAACTATTGCAACAAGGTCACTGGATCGACCTTGAAGGCACTGCTAGCCAGATCGAAACAGCTGAAGTGTTTGCTGATGAACGGTACGAGCCTCAAGTCGGAGTACGTGATGCAAGCGGAGTGGGACAAATGTTCGGTACAAGAGTTGGACATCTCCGGTACCGATCTGTCGAGCGAGTGTCTCATCGATGTACTGACGAGAATTCCTACGCTGCGGTTCTTGAGTGCTGGCCAGATTAATGGGTTCAATGATTCCGTGCTGAAGGCATGGATGGAAGGTGGCAACCCGAAGAGCCTGATCGCACTGGATCTAGACTCTTCCGACAATGTGTCGGATGAAGGTTTGGCACGGTTCATTACACGCTACGGTGCGCAATTGCAGGCGTGCGTACTCTCCGGCATGACTCACATTACGGATCAGCTCTGGATGACTATCTTACCGATACTGACGAACATTCGCATCGTCGTGATGGGTACAACGGAACGACTGAGCGGTAATATACACGTGGACCAGCTGATGGATACCATTGGATCGGCCTGTTCCAAGCTGGAACGGTTGGAGCTTCGCTGGGATCCGGAAAATCTACGATTCTCTGACAAGAGTCAAAAGGCTATCGATTTACTGCGTGTTAAGTGCTTGAAGCTGCGCTGTCTCGTACTGAGGTAAGTGGCTTATGGTTCTCTGTCGTATCGCTAAAGCTTAGAAGTAACCTAATTTCTACTCTGATTCACAGTGACGGACGTTACTACGAAACGGTAAAAGCTAACTTTGAACGTGCTGATCGTACGACCGTAGTACGCACGACTACAAGTTGTCGCGTGTCGGCGTATCACGTGCTGAGCAATTACAACGATTTGGTTTTCAACTGAAGGTGTGATTCGGTTTTATCGCCAATAATGTCCATCAAGGGTGTGTGTTTTACAGTTACTAATTTTGAGACACCGTTTGTTCATTTGAAACAGAAGAACCTTCTTTTTATTGTAAACTAAATTTGagaaattatgcaaataaacGTTGTTATTTATGTTAAACGCATTAGCGTTGATGTTACTAGAACATTGAGAATGTAAATTTAACCTTCACACAGTTTTTATAACCGATTACATTAACGGTGAAGAAGATTCGTAACAATACATAAAACATCTagcaaatggttttgttttcgatcgtATTTGATGGTAGACCGTTCGGTCAAGCTAAGCAAAAGCTTCAATGTTCAAAATGATCTTGATTATGATTACGGgttctttttatgaaaatttttgcTAGTTCATGTTGCAGTTTATTTTTGCAACGAGGTTACATCGAAAAGATACAGTAAATATTCATTATTTCGTCCTTGTTGTTAATTGATCTATCATAGTTCTTTGATTTCGTTTACCATATGCATAGCTAAGGAAAGggaattgatttttcaaatcaaatcgTTGAATACGGCATGTGACGGTAATAGTTCAAGAGCGATAGAATTCACAGTCGATTTAAAGGTTTCGCCATGCATACCCTTCACACCGTTTCGGTGAGGAACGTTTCCATATCCTCGGTAACAATTGCATCGATATTATAGAAGGCAGCGTGGAGTGATATCACAAAAAATGATGCACCCAGCACCCAGAACATTACTGCACCTGCCCCGGCGAGGTAGAGCAGCGGCACGGATGCAACATTGACAGCAATGCATTGTTGGTTCGTGTTTAACTGTTTGCTGAAGAAAGCCACGGGTGTGCTGTTCTGCTTGATTTTGTAGCAAGCGTAAAACACAGCTCCCAGCACTATCAGTATGAGTGGAGAGGTCAAcctgtaaaataaattcacatATTTAGGCTATTGAAGGAAATCATTCTGAAAGGGAAAGCTAATACTCACAAACAATAGACAATCAACCCAAGGAATACAAATAGATAGTTGCTTTGAAAATACGCCAGATTTCGAATGATGCGGTTCGTCAGACGGGAAACGTTGGCCACTGTTTTAAAGTTGGAAGTTTGTAAAAATTCTGCCCATGGTCGAATATTTTGCCGGCTTAATCGCAACAGTTCCCACAAGCTCGGAATACGGGTGGAGAAGTTGGAAAAGCTAAAATAGAACATTCCCTTTGTTATTATTGTCGATGCGTCATGCGCATCCCGCAATAGATCGCGAATTTTGCTTACGAGGACAGGTTGAACCCGGTTTTATTATCCTGTTTCGGTGTTTCCATATCCCCGCTCACGTCAATATGAACTTCCGGAGTTTCCATGATGATTTAAAATGAggtaaaatttcaataaaccaGACACCAACTTAAAACGCAACAGATCGAATTCACAGTTTTGGAAAAtctatttttctgttttcgctGTTTGACATTTGATGACTGTCaactttgtttacatttttcgcgGACGTGGCAAGCATAAGGCAAGTCTACACGTGATCGGGCATGCTGTGCTGATTTAGTGACACGTGGATATTTCGGGTATGTGCGGACTTGTGGAATTGTAGCCGGTCAATCGGTCCGCACAGATAAATGGagctttttcatatttattttatatagtaGGAATGATAGAACACCGACCAAACGATAGAACAgggaatcaaatcccatctcgGCCAAACCGTCGTACGTAGAATTGACTATGAACTATGCTATGGGTATATAAAGTTAatgaaagccagaaatggcaggaGAAGACCTCCTTTATATTATAGTTCCATAtaagaagaaggaaatgtttctttaCATTACAATGttgtaatgaatattttatgaaaatttgatGCCCAAAATGATTTCATAAAAATCATACATAGCATCAAAAGAACTGgaattttccataaaaagcGAACAACGCattgtttttggttgataGCAGCATGGttataaataatgaaaacaattttgttcgAGCAACCTTCTTTGCAAGAAAATTTGCTTGTTGACAGTCGCGACTGCGATGACGTTTGCGCGGTGTAGACAGAGCTTAAGTTTGTGCTCGGCTGAGCAGGAAGGTTTCTTCGCATGGTGTAGCAGCGTTGCTTTCTTTCGAAAATTGACCGTGATTAGGTAAGCATCTCGGTTGGTGCGTTTCCGCTGGAAGTTGTGCCAGTCTAGCCAGATGGTGTAGCTGGTGGTGCAATAGTGAAATTCCGTCGGCGGAACAAACCAACAACCCTGCAGAAATGTGGGGATTATCGTGCCGTCGGTCGCTAACGACTGTTCTTCGCTCGTTTTGCAGTACATCATCATCGGCCAATTTCGGTAGTCGCTTGCGAATCCCGGAAGTCAGCGCAGTAACTACATCCCGACTACATCGGTCACACTGCGATCGTTCGCAGATTCTTCTTCCGACGACTCTATCGGTCACTAGCAGTCGATTTTATTCGACTCCCATCATCCAGGAAGGTTTCGTGGACGAATTTGACATGTAAGTAAATGTGTTTCTAACAGAATGAAAGCAAGTGGTGGACTTTGTAGGATCATGACCAGGTGCAGCGTGGTTTGCACGTGGTAATGGCGTGGTTGTAAAGAGGTTGAAACATGTTAAATAAGCTAGCTGGGTCATTTATGCTTGCGGTATGTTCAGTGCTCCGTTGCGGGGCGTATTTTTCAATGGGAAAAATTTGCTGTGCGGTGCCAGAAAGCAGCacaaaatgtggttttgtaTTTGGCCTTGGGCCCTCCATGTTGGGAAACAAGATGGCGGCCGTTAGTCACACACATCTTTGCTTAGTCGATGATGGGTTTGCTTTCCACCATGAGGCGTCCTGTGCTGTACGCGGTGGTgtggaaagagagaaagagagagaggacaGTGTTGCCTGATGGCATGTTTTTCGTTCGCTCGCTCGTCAAATGCGTatgggtgtgtgcgtgcgagCGAAGAGAAGGAAGTTGAGCGTTGAGAGTGTGTGTTAGTGAGATGATGATATGATTCGTCTGGTAGGGGTTAAAAATTGAACATGGatagttgtgtgtgtgagagtgcgTGCGTGCTAACGCTAGCGCCATTGCGCCTTGGGCGGCATAGTGTGTTGGCTTGAATCATTCAGAAAGGGCAGTGTAGTTTTTATTGTTAGTTGCCCACTCGAGTGAAGTACAATCAATTTTTTGAAGTTAATCTATTTCCCATCAACCGTCCAGAGTCGGTTATGATACGTTTTTTGGTGCTTGTTCTCGTAAATCTGTCCACATATCAGCATCAACCATCACACAGACAGCGATGCCACGCTCAAAACGAAGGCTTCATTCGAGGTCCGGGTCCAGGGCGTCTGTCGgcggccggtacgaggagaAGCGTATGAAGCATACAGAATCCGGTGGTGACTGCTATAAGAGTGCGAGGATATCAAACACAAGCTCGTCCCGTAGAAAACGGAAGCGTTCAGAAGAGTCCCATCACCAGCGCAGTGTCGGGTCGACCAGTGGCAGCCACAGGAAGAACAGATATCGGGAAGAGAAAACGTCGCGGCGCCACGAACATCGTACCTCCCGGAAAGACCGAGAACGGGAACGGGAACGCGAACAGCGGGAACGTGATCGAGAACGGGAAAGAGAGCGCGAGAGAGAACGCGACCGAGAAAGGGAACGGGAACGCGAACGAGATCGAGACCGTGAACGAGAACATCGAACCGATGGGACGAAAAAACACAGCCCGATAAAGAACGACTCCCATGGGCATTTGATCTACCAACCTGGTGATGTAATACATAATAGATACAAACTATTATCTACCCTAGGTGAAGGCACGTTTGGTCGCGTTGTCAAGGCGAAGGACACGGAAAAGGAGCACACGATCGCACTGAAAATTATACGCAACGTAGACAAGTACCGCAAGACAGCCAAACTGGAGATCAATGTGTTGGAAGAGATCATAGCCAAAGATCCGTCCGGTCGTCATCTGTGCATCCTGATGTTGGACTGGTTCGACTATCACGGGCACATATGTATCGCGTTCGAGATGCTTGGACAGAGCGTGTACGACTTTATGAAGGACAATAAATATCAACCGTTTCCGATGGAGCAGGTCCGCCACATGTCCTATCAGCTTTGCTTTGCGGTAAACTTTCTGCACAGCGTGAAGCTCACCCATACGGATCTGAAGCCGGAAAACATACTGTTCGTAAACTCGGAATATACCACAGTAGTCAGCAGGACAACGAGAAAGAATCGCGAATTGCGACACGTGAACTGTAGCGACATACGGTTAATTGATTTCGGTAATGCCATATTCGATCACGAGTACCATAGCACGATCGTATCAACCCGACACTACCGGGCGCCGGAGGTGATATTAGAGCTGGGCTGGGCACAACCGTGCGATGTGTGGTCGATAGGATGCATTATTTACGAACTGTACCTTGGCATAACGCTGTTCCAAACGCACGACAACCGAGAACATTTGGCGATGATGGAGCGAATACTCGGTCCGATTCCATACCATATGGCGAAAAAGACGCCTACACGATATTTCCCGCACGGGAAGCTGGACTGGGATGAGAAAACTTCCGAGGCGCGGTACGTGCTGCAGAACTGTAAGCCGCTGATGCGCAGTGCCATGTCCGAAGCACCAGAGCACATGCAGATGTTTGATCTGATCGGGAAGATGCTCGAGTACGAGCCAAAGGATCGCATCACGCTAACCGAGGCGCTCGATCATCCGTTCTTTGCGAAGCTACCCCCCCATCAGCGATTGCACCGATATGGCAGCGATAAAAGTATGTCCTCTTCTTCTGTGCCGCCGAGCAGTTCGCGAGAGTTCTCGCACAGTCTGTCGAGATGAAATGATGAGCATGCGCtgctactgttgctgctgcggctgctgctgctagtggTGGAAGATATGATAATATTAGAAATTCTGATTCGCACACGCATGTACACTGACCTAACTATCATGACCATTAGGCGTAAATCGACTCTCCTAGCTTGCAACCACCAACCCATAAAAAGCTATTAATTAAAACCATACGATctttaatcgaaaaaaaaacccgaaaagaGATACAGAGACCCCCCATCAGTGAAAGTAACAGTAACCGAGCGtgattttaccaaaaaaaaaaaaacaaacaagaggA
Proteins encoded in this window:
- the LOC125762065 gene encoding F-box/LRR-repeat protein 7 isoform X2; its protein translation is MDISSDVWNQVALEASQLYFTEDGKSPFANTSIEKLPDKVILHIFSYLSHLEICRMATVCRRWRTIAYNTQLWKNVSLRPEVSGLHVGSLESLLQLISVRFGPSLRYIELPIELITHTVLHELSSKCPNLTHMLLDFSTAMQLHDFSEMQAFPAKLRYMCICLSEVIFMEGFMRKIYNFINGLEVLHLIGTYEKGEEEEEEIYEVINVHKLKSATPNLRVINLYGINFIDDSHIDAFSSNCIQLECLAVNYCNKVTGSTLKALLARSKQLKCLLMNGTSLKSEYVMQAEWDKCSVQELDISGTDLSSECLIDVLTRIPTLRFLSAGQINGFNDSVLKAWMEGGNPKSLIALDLDSSDNVSDEGLARFITRYGAQLQACVLSGMTHITDQLWMTILPILTNIRIVVMGTTERLSGNIHVDQLMDTIGSACSKLERLELRWDPENLRFSDKSQKAIDLLRVKCLKLRCLVLSDGRYYETVKANFERADRTTVVRTTTSCRVSAYHVLSNYNDLVFN
- the LOC125762065 gene encoding F-box/LRR-repeat protein 7 isoform X1, producing the protein MSTFKQRQSIANLLLGTNMNDDEDARKTIFISNCSIEKLPDKVILHIFSYLSHLEICRMATVCRRWRTIAYNTQLWKNVSLRPEVSGLHVGSLESLLQLISVRFGPSLRYIELPIELITHTVLHELSSKCPNLTHMLLDFSTAMQLHDFSEMQAFPAKLRYMCICLSEVIFMEGFMRKIYNFINGLEVLHLIGTYEKGEEEEEEIYEVINVHKLKSATPNLRVINLYGINFIDDSHIDAFSSNCIQLECLAVNYCNKVTGSTLKALLARSKQLKCLLMNGTSLKSEYVMQAEWDKCSVQELDISGTDLSSECLIDVLTRIPTLRFLSAGQINGFNDSVLKAWMEGGNPKSLIALDLDSSDNVSDEGLARFITRYGAQLQACVLSGMTHITDQLWMTILPILTNIRIVVMGTTERLSGNIHVDQLMDTIGSACSKLERLELRWDPENLRFSDKSQKAIDLLRVKCLKLRCLVLSDGRYYETVKANFERADRTTVVRTTTSCRVSAYHVLSNYNDLVFN
- the LOC125762065 gene encoding F-box/LRR-repeat protein 7 isoform X5, with the protein product MDCKSTPSTPVQSVYLCTSNQSIEKLPDKVILHIFSYLSHLEICRMATVCRRWRTIAYNTQLWKNVSLRPEVSGLHVGSLESLLQLISVRFGPSLRYIELPIELITHTVLHELSSKCPNLTHMLLDFSTAMQLHDFSEMQAFPAKLRYMCICLSEVIFMEGFMRKIYNFINGLEVLHLIGTYEKGEEEEEEIYEVINVHKLKSATPNLRVINLYGINFIDDSHIDAFSSNCIQLECLAVNYCNKVTGSTLKALLARSKQLKCLLMNGTSLKSEYVMQAEWDKCSVQELDISGTDLSSECLIDVLTRIPTLRFLSAGQINGFNDSVLKAWMEGGNPKSLIALDLDSSDNVSDEGLARFITRYGAQLQACVLSGMTHITDQLWMTILPILTNIRIVVMGTTERLSGNIHVDQLMDTIGSACSKLERLELRWDPENLRFSDKSQKAIDLLRVKCLKLRCLVLSDGRYYETVKANFERADRTTVVRTTTSCRVSAYHVLSNYNDLVFN
- the LOC125762065 gene encoding F-box/LRR-repeat protein 7 isoform X4 — protein: MDLLFPVTFRKRPSQLFFGASDGTSIEKLPDKVILHIFSYLSHLEICRMATVCRRWRTIAYNTQLWKNVSLRPEVSGLHVGSLESLLQLISVRFGPSLRYIELPIELITHTVLHELSSKCPNLTHMLLDFSTAMQLHDFSEMQAFPAKLRYMCICLSEVIFMEGFMRKIYNFINGLEVLHLIGTYEKGEEEEEEIYEVINVHKLKSATPNLRVINLYGINFIDDSHIDAFSSNCIQLECLAVNYCNKVTGSTLKALLARSKQLKCLLMNGTSLKSEYVMQAEWDKCSVQELDISGTDLSSECLIDVLTRIPTLRFLSAGQINGFNDSVLKAWMEGGNPKSLIALDLDSSDNVSDEGLARFITRYGAQLQACVLSGMTHITDQLWMTILPILTNIRIVVMGTTERLSGNIHVDQLMDTIGSACSKLERLELRWDPENLRFSDKSQKAIDLLRVKCLKLRCLVLSDGRYYETVKANFERADRTTVVRTTTSCRVSAYHVLSNYNDLVFN
- the LOC125762065 gene encoding F-box/LRR-repeat protein 7 isoform X3, which encodes MEAWNAIDFSSSLVHSDSFSSGSIRRSRVSIEKLPDKVILHIFSYLSHLEICRMATVCRRWRTIAYNTQLWKNVSLRPEVSGLHVGSLESLLQLISVRFGPSLRYIELPIELITHTVLHELSSKCPNLTHMLLDFSTAMQLHDFSEMQAFPAKLRYMCICLSEVIFMEGFMRKIYNFINGLEVLHLIGTYEKGEEEEEEIYEVINVHKLKSATPNLRVINLYGINFIDDSHIDAFSSNCIQLECLAVNYCNKVTGSTLKALLARSKQLKCLLMNGTSLKSEYVMQAEWDKCSVQELDISGTDLSSECLIDVLTRIPTLRFLSAGQINGFNDSVLKAWMEGGNPKSLIALDLDSSDNVSDEGLARFITRYGAQLQACVLSGMTHITDQLWMTILPILTNIRIVVMGTTERLSGNIHVDQLMDTIGSACSKLERLELRWDPENLRFSDKSQKAIDLLRVKCLKLRCLVLSDGRYYETVKANFERADRTTVVRTTTSCRVSAYHVLSNYNDLVFN
- the LOC125762088 gene encoding prenylated Rab acceptor protein 1 — protein: METPEVHIDVSGDMETPKQDNKTGFNLSSFSNFSTRIPSLWELLRLSRQNIRPWAEFLQTSNFKTVANVSRLTNRIIRNLAYFQSNYLFVFLGLIVYCLLTSPLILIVLGAVFYACYKIKQNSTPVAFFSKQLNTNQQCIAVNVASVPLLYLAGAGAVMFWVLGASFFVISLHAAFYNIDAIVTEDMETFLTETV
- the LOC125762064 gene encoding dual specificity protein kinase CLK2-like; the encoded protein is MPRSKRRLHSRSGSRASVGGRYEEKRMKHTESGGDCYKSARISNTSSSRRKRKRSEESHHQRSVGSTSGSHRKNRYREEKTSRRHEHRTSRKDREREREREQRERDRERERERERERDRERERERERDRDREREHRTDGTKKHSPIKNDSHGHLIYQPGDVIHNRYKLLSTLGEGTFGRVVKAKDTEKEHTIALKIIRNVDKYRKTAKLEINVLEEIIAKDPSGRHLCILMLDWFDYHGHICIAFEMLGQSVYDFMKDNKYQPFPMEQVRHMSYQLCFAVNFLHSVKLTHTDLKPENILFVNSEYTTVVSRTTRKNRELRHVNCSDIRLIDFGNAIFDHEYHSTIVSTRHYRAPEVILELGWAQPCDVWSIGCIIYELYLGITLFQTHDNREHLAMMERILGPIPYHMAKKTPTRYFPHGKLDWDEKTSEARYVLQNCKPLMRSAMSEAPEHMQMFDLIGKMLEYEPKDRITLTEALDHPFFAKLPPHQRLHRYGSDKSMSSSSVPPSSSREFSHSLSR